The following proteins are encoded in a genomic region of Streptomyces collinus Tu 365:
- a CDS encoding SpoIIE family protein phosphatase yields the protein MSEIPAKATESEDPSGGARSQAAEAGLAPGDAMWQSSPPGSIYDYIRVASFSINPGGLVDQWSLRAEQLFGIPAERAVGMDPIEAFVDSDLRERGQRKMAEILDGREWTGVVPFRMPDEPDGSRGEEGLAEVYVMPTRTAEGEKAAVCIVVDVRTLRSIETDLAASQAIFGQSPFGFLLIDADLRVRRANMRFASIFGGSPDDHRGKGVHDYLARGEADRVSATLRRVLESGDSITDMHVTGYVPGSDERRHWSVNLYRVHSGTGRPIGIAWLGTDITARRAAAREAAAARRNLALLNEAGARIGNSLDLETTARELLDVVVPGFCDLATVDLYQGLLAGDEAPPGLADGSAELRRVAFASAVSDAPFTGTGDGAEVGAVHHFPFNSPYADALRTARPQHVPAEDGGLVQSTLAVPMVAHDTVVGLARFSRTKGSEPFGDRDRDLAVELAARAAVCIDNARLYRREHERALILQRSLLPPGDPEASGLDIACRYLPGNAATEVGGDWFDVIELPGHRTALVVGDVMGRGLRAAVAMGELRTAVRTLALLDLEPAEVLSALDEIARGLGTPGGVQQATRAARQPRDADLSEVYLATCVYAVYDSVTRRCTFANAGHLPPVLVEPGEAALMLDVPPGMPLGVGGEPFEEVEVELPEGALLALYTDGLVESRDHPLDEGLQAFVGALTDPSRPLEDVCDHVLSTLDTHHGEDDIALLMARVQGLPAESVGDWTLPREPRSVGRAREYARAQLVAWDLEPLVDTTELLVSELVTNALRYGEGEIRLRLLLDRTLVCEVWDSGLVQPRRRRARDTDEGGRGLQLVGLLSAAWGSRRTPRGKTVWFELPLPGGEHGLTDPAEALLSLF from the coding sequence GTGAGCGAGATACCAGCGAAGGCCACGGAGTCCGAGGACCCGTCGGGCGGCGCGAGGAGCCAGGCCGCGGAAGCGGGCCTGGCACCCGGCGACGCCATGTGGCAGAGCAGTCCGCCCGGCTCGATCTACGACTACATCCGGGTCGCCTCCTTCTCCATCAACCCCGGCGGCCTGGTCGACCAGTGGAGCCTGCGCGCCGAGCAGCTCTTCGGCATCCCCGCCGAACGCGCCGTCGGGATGGACCCGATCGAGGCCTTCGTCGACTCCGACCTGCGCGAGCGCGGCCAGCGCAAGATGGCCGAGATCCTCGACGGGCGGGAGTGGACCGGGGTCGTCCCCTTCCGGATGCCGGACGAGCCGGACGGCAGCCGCGGCGAGGAGGGGCTCGCCGAGGTCTACGTCATGCCGACCCGGACCGCCGAGGGCGAGAAGGCCGCCGTCTGCATCGTCGTGGACGTCCGCACCCTGCGCAGCATCGAGACCGACCTCGCCGCCTCACAGGCGATATTCGGCCAATCCCCGTTCGGCTTCCTGCTGATCGACGCCGACCTTCGGGTGCGCCGCGCCAACATGCGTTTCGCCTCCATCTTCGGCGGATCGCCGGACGACCACCGGGGCAAGGGGGTTCACGACTACCTGGCCCGCGGCGAGGCGGATCGGGTTTCGGCCACCCTGCGCCGGGTGCTGGAGAGCGGCGACTCCATCACCGACATGCACGTCACGGGTTACGTCCCGGGCTCCGACGAACGCCGCCACTGGTCCGTCAACCTCTACCGCGTGCACAGCGGCACCGGGCGGCCCATCGGCATCGCCTGGCTCGGCACCGACATCACCGCCCGCCGCGCCGCCGCCCGCGAGGCCGCGGCCGCCCGGCGCAACCTCGCCCTGCTCAACGAGGCCGGCGCCCGCATAGGGAACTCGCTCGACCTGGAGACCACGGCACGCGAACTCCTCGACGTGGTGGTCCCCGGCTTCTGCGACCTCGCCACCGTCGACCTCTACCAGGGCCTGCTCGCCGGCGACGAGGCCCCGCCCGGGCTCGCCGACGGCAGCGCCGAACTGCGCCGGGTCGCCTTCGCGAGCGCCGTCTCCGACGCCCCCTTCACCGGCACCGGGGACGGCGCCGAGGTCGGCGCGGTCCACCACTTCCCGTTCAACTCGCCGTACGCGGACGCGCTGCGCACCGCCCGGCCGCAGCACGTGCCCGCCGAGGACGGCGGCCTCGTGCAGTCCACGCTGGCCGTGCCGATGGTCGCCCACGACACCGTCGTGGGACTCGCGCGGTTCTCCCGCACCAAGGGCAGCGAGCCGTTCGGCGACCGCGACCGCGACCTCGCGGTCGAACTCGCCGCGCGCGCCGCCGTCTGCATCGACAACGCCCGCCTCTACCGCCGCGAGCACGAACGCGCGCTGATACTGCAGCGGTCCCTGCTCCCGCCCGGCGACCCCGAGGCGTCCGGCCTCGACATCGCCTGCCGCTACCTGCCCGGCAACGCGGCCACCGAGGTCGGCGGCGACTGGTTCGACGTCATCGAACTCCCCGGCCACCGCACCGCTCTGGTGGTGGGCGACGTCATGGGCCGGGGACTGCGCGCCGCCGTCGCCATGGGCGAACTGCGCACCGCCGTACGCACGCTGGCCCTGCTCGACCTCGAACCCGCCGAGGTGCTCTCCGCGCTGGACGAGATCGCCCGCGGCCTCGGCACACCCGGCGGGGTCCAGCAGGCCACCCGCGCGGCCCGCCAGCCCCGCGACGCCGACCTCTCCGAGGTCTACCTGGCGACCTGCGTGTACGCCGTCTACGACTCCGTCACCCGGCGATGTACGTTCGCCAACGCCGGCCACCTGCCCCCGGTCCTGGTGGAACCCGGTGAGGCGGCCCTCATGCTCGACGTCCCGCCGGGGATGCCGCTGGGCGTGGGCGGCGAGCCCTTCGAGGAGGTCGAGGTCGAACTCCCGGAGGGCGCCCTGCTCGCCCTCTACACCGACGGCCTGGTCGAGTCCCGCGACCACCCGCTGGACGAGGGCCTCCAGGCGTTCGTGGGGGCGCTCACCGACCCCTCCCGCCCCCTGGAGGACGTCTGCGACCACGTCCTCAGCACCCTCGACACCCACCACGGCGAGGACGACATCGCCCTGCTGATGGCCCGGGTCCAGGGCCTGCCCGCCGAGTCCGTCGGCGACTGGACGCTGCCGCGCGAGCCGCGCAGCGTGGGCCGGGCGCGCGAGTACGCCCGCGCCCAGCTCGTCGCCTGGGACCTGGAACCCCTCGTCGACACCACGGAGTTGCTGGTCAGCGAGTTGGTGACCAACGCGCTGCGGTACGGGGAGGGGGAGATACGGCTGCGGCTGCTGCTGGACCGCACCCTGGTCTGCGAGGTCTGGGACTCCGGCCTGGTGCAGCCCCGCCGGCGGCGCGCCCGGGACACGGACGAGGGCGGCCGGGGCCTGCAACTGGTCGGCCTGCTCAGCGCGGCCTGGGGCTCGCGCCGCACCCCGCGCGGCAAGACCGTCTGGTTCGAACTCCCGCTGCCCGGCGGCGAGCACGGCCTCACGGACCCGGCGGAGGCACTGCTCAGCCTCTTCTGA